A stretch of Acidobacteriota bacterium DNA encodes these proteins:
- a CDS encoding radical SAM protein, producing MARFRVKPRGPDTPPAEREVFPRKGHDDYLAGVVYPGPYAVGMSSLGFQWALRRIETTEGFCAERFFAGPPGKGGGTVPRSLEAGRTPVECHFLAVSMAYEPDAVAFLQFLRAAGIPAERCRRDRRHPLVLGGGSAFQVNPVPLSPFVDVIVAGDGEEVLPALLKAYREAPGRAEFLERAARLGGVWVPSLSPARPGAVAAPPVAGDVLAASGPPFSNILSPGAEFADTLLVEISRGCPGGCRFCWAGYRHRPPRSFPADAVLDLARQARPAVSKVGLVATSVCRHPEIGRLLDGLLGLGYGIGVSSLRLADLTPDLLGKLAAGGEDSVTLAPETGSRQLGNALNKPCDPAVIREACARVFAAGIRKLRVYFMVGLPGETREDVEASLDLAESIHRDFTLVQRSWDRPGAFSVNVSPFVPRPHTPFAREAMDDPAALRRKLALFRARLGRLANTEVRLGSVDEARLQWRLGNGDLETARELLALAEGRLPLRRFIEGDHGWLPHGPGSGSAPPWEVLDPGLRPGFLEAEHAKSGQGIVTGPCPGAGHCGPCRACR from the coding sequence GTGGCCCGCTTCCGCGTCAAGCCCCGGGGGCCCGATACCCCGCCCGCCGAGCGGGAGGTCTTCCCCCGGAAGGGGCACGACGACTACCTGGCGGGGGTCGTCTACCCCGGCCCCTACGCCGTGGGAATGAGCAGCCTCGGCTTCCAGTGGGCCCTGCGGCGGATCGAGACGACCGAGGGTTTCTGCGCCGAGCGCTTTTTCGCGGGCCCCCCGGGGAAGGGCGGCGGCACGGTCCCGCGGTCCCTCGAGGCGGGCCGGACCCCCGTGGAGTGCCACTTCCTGGCCGTCTCCATGGCCTACGAGCCCGACGCGGTCGCTTTCCTGCAGTTTCTCCGGGCCGCCGGCATCCCCGCGGAGCGGTGCCGGCGCGACCGGCGTCACCCCCTGGTGCTGGGGGGCGGGTCCGCCTTCCAGGTCAACCCCGTCCCCCTCTCGCCCTTCGTGGACGTCATCGTCGCCGGGGACGGCGAGGAGGTCCTCCCGGCGTTGCTGAAAGCCTACCGCGAGGCCCCCGGCCGGGCGGAATTCCTGGAGAGGGCGGCCCGCCTGGGCGGGGTGTGGGTCCCCTCCCTGTCGCCGGCCCGGCCCGGCGCCGTGGCCGCGCCCCCGGTGGCCGGGGACGTGCTGGCGGCGTCCGGGCCGCCGTTCTCCAACATCCTGTCGCCGGGGGCGGAGTTCGCCGACACCCTCCTGGTGGAGATCTCCCGCGGCTGCCCCGGCGGGTGCCGCTTCTGCTGGGCCGGGTACCGACACCGGCCGCCCCGGTCCTTCCCCGCGGACGCCGTCCTCGACCTGGCGCGACAGGCCCGGCCGGCGGTCTCGAAGGTCGGCCTCGTGGCCACCTCCGTCTGCCGGCACCCGGAGATCGGCCGCCTCCTCGACGGGCTGCTCGGCCTGGGTTACGGCATCGGGGTCTCCTCCCTGCGCCTGGCGGACCTGACCCCGGACCTCCTGGGGAAGCTGGCCGCCGGGGGGGAGGACAGCGTCACCCTGGCCCCCGAGACGGGAAGCCGGCAACTGGGGAACGCCCTCAACAAGCCGTGCGACCCGGCCGTGATCCGGGAGGCCTGCGCCCGGGTCTTCGCCGCGGGTATCCGGAAACTCCGGGTGTATTTCATGGTGGGCTTGCCCGGCGAGACCCGGGAGGACGTGGAGGCCTCCCTGGACCTCGCCGAGTCGATCCACCGCGATTTCACCCTCGTGCAGCGGTCGTGGGACCGGCCCGGCGCCTTCTCCGTCAACGTCTCCCCCTTCGTCCCCCGCCCCCACACCCCCTTCGCCCGCGAGGCCATGGACGACCCGGCGGCGCTGCGGCGGAAACTGGCCCTGTTCCGCGCGCGCCTGGGGCGGCTGGCCAACACCGAGGTGCGGCTGGGCTCGGTGGACGAGGCCCGCCTGCAGTGGCGCCTGGGAAACGGCGACCTCGAGACGGCCCGGGAGTTGCTCGCCCTGGCGGAGGGTCGCCTCCCCTTGCGGCGGTTCATCGAGGGCGACCACGGCTGGCTCCCCCACGGCCCCGGGTCCGGTTCCGCACCCCCCTGGGAAGTCCTGGACCCGGGTCTGCGGCCCGGCTTCCTCGAGGCCGAACACGCGAAGTCCGGCCAGGGCATCGTCACGGGTCCCTGCCCAGGCGCCGGCCACTGCGGCCCCTGCCGCGCCTGCCGATGA
- a CDS encoding D-alanine--D-alanine ligase has protein sequence MNVGLTYDLRDDYLAEGYTLEETAEFDRADTLEGIEGALRTLGYGTERVGNVRKLTGALAAGRRWDLVFNIAEGLRGIGRESQVPCLLDAWDIPYTFSDPFVLALCLHKGLTKRVVRAHGVPTADWAEVNAEADIAAVGLPFPLFAKPVAEGTGKGVTPASRLEGREALDTTCRRLLREHDQPVLVEAFLPGREFTVGIVGTGADARVVGVMEVRCREHAGDIYSYHTKSHYEDLVDYHLAGGDVAEACARSALQAWRVLGCRDGGRLDFRMDAAGTPNFIEANPLAGLNPVHSDLPILCRLQGVGFERLIGWVMASAQGRLHGTRPPGFPGDDPWFAGRPGNPPAARG, from the coding sequence ATGAACGTCGGATTGACCTACGACCTGAGGGACGACTACCTGGCGGAAGGGTACACCCTCGAGGAGACCGCCGAGTTCGACCGCGCGGACACCCTCGAGGGGATCGAGGGCGCCCTGCGCACCCTGGGGTACGGGACCGAGCGGGTGGGGAACGTCCGGAAGCTGACGGGGGCCCTGGCGGCGGGGCGGCGCTGGGACCTGGTCTTCAACATCGCCGAGGGGCTCCGCGGCATCGGCCGGGAATCGCAGGTCCCCTGCCTGCTGGACGCCTGGGACATCCCCTACACCTTCTCGGACCCCTTCGTGCTGGCCCTCTGCCTCCACAAGGGTCTCACCAAGCGGGTGGTCCGCGCACACGGGGTCCCCACGGCCGACTGGGCGGAGGTGAACGCCGAGGCGGACATCGCCGCCGTCGGCCTGCCTTTCCCCCTCTTTGCCAAGCCCGTGGCCGAGGGGACGGGGAAAGGGGTCACGCCGGCCTCCCGCCTCGAAGGCCGGGAGGCCCTGGACACGACCTGCCGCCGCCTGCTCCGGGAACACGACCAACCGGTCCTGGTGGAGGCCTTCCTGCCGGGGCGCGAATTCACCGTGGGCATCGTGGGGACGGGGGCGGACGCCCGCGTGGTCGGCGTCATGGAGGTCCGCTGCCGGGAACACGCCGGCGACATTTACTCCTACCACACCAAGAGCCATTACGAGGACCTGGTGGACTACCACCTCGCCGGGGGAGACGTGGCCGAGGCCTGCGCCCGGTCCGCCCTGCAGGCCTGGCGAGTGCTGGGGTGCCGGGACGGCGGCCGCCTCGACTTCCGGATGGACGCGGCCGGGACCCCGAATTTCATCGAGGCGAACCCGTTGGCGGGCCTGAACCCCGTCCATTCGGACCTGCCCATCCTCTGCCGCCTGCAGGGCGTCGGCTTCGAACGCCTGATCGGCTGGGTTATGGCGTCTGCCCAAGGCCGCCTCCACGGCACCCGCCCCCCCGGGTTCCCCGGCGACGACCCGTGGTTCGCCGGCCGGCCGGGCAACCCGCCGGCGGCGCGGGGCTGA
- a CDS encoding mannose-1-phosphate guanylyltransferase, giving the protein MGSRFWPLSRSRSPKQLLRLMSDQTLLEETIRRLTPLIPLERVLVVCNRVQAADVAEAMPDLPAENIVGEPVGRNTAACLALAATLLHRRDPDSVFCALPADHFIRDEKRFRFLLDIALKAAEGLKTLVTFGIVPALPHTGYGYIRASDLHATIEGTPILRAEQFVEKPNRHTAEEYLAKGNYYWNSGMFAWTTEVLLGELRRHQPEVIEPLSAYFDQPGADPSDEAFTDVFARLPSISIDYGVMEKARSVSLIRSDFGWDDMGSWDALEILPHGESGNVILGDRVMALDSRRCILYGRDILTVCLGVEDLIVVTTPDAVLVTRKNRAQDVKTVVEKLKESGREEYL; this is encoded by the coding sequence GTGGGATCGAGGTTCTGGCCGCTGAGCCGGAGCCGGAGCCCGAAACAGCTGCTTCGTCTGATGTCGGACCAGACGCTCCTGGAGGAGACGATCCGGCGGCTGACGCCGCTGATCCCCCTCGAGCGGGTCCTGGTAGTCTGCAACCGGGTCCAGGCCGCCGACGTGGCGGAAGCGATGCCGGACCTTCCGGCGGAGAACATCGTCGGGGAGCCCGTGGGGCGGAACACCGCCGCGTGCCTGGCCCTCGCCGCCACCCTCCTTCACCGGCGGGACCCGGACAGCGTCTTCTGCGCCCTCCCCGCCGACCACTTCATCCGGGACGAGAAACGGTTCCGTTTCCTCCTGGACATTGCCCTGAAGGCTGCGGAGGGTCTGAAGACGCTGGTTACCTTCGGGATCGTCCCGGCCCTGCCGCACACGGGGTACGGGTACATCCGCGCCTCGGACCTGCACGCCACCATCGAGGGGACCCCCATCCTCCGGGCGGAGCAGTTCGTCGAGAAACCGAACCGTCACACGGCGGAAGAGTACCTCGCCAAGGGGAACTACTACTGGAACAGCGGGATGTTCGCCTGGACCACCGAGGTGCTCCTCGGGGAGCTGCGACGGCACCAGCCGGAGGTGATCGAGCCCCTCTCGGCGTACTTCGACCAGCCGGGCGCCGACCCCTCGGACGAGGCCTTCACGGACGTCTTCGCACGGCTGCCCTCCATTTCCATCGACTACGGGGTGATGGAAAAGGCGCGGAGCGTCTCCCTCATCCGCTCCGACTTCGGTTGGGACGACATGGGGAGCTGGGACGCCCTGGAGATCCTTCCCCACGGCGAATCGGGGAACGTGATCCTGGGCGACCGGGTCATGGCCCTGGATTCCCGGCGGTGCATCCTCTACGGGCGGGATATCCTGACGGTCTGCCTGGGGGTGGAGGACCTCATCGTGGTGACCACCCCCGACGCCGTCCTGGTGACCCGCAAGAACCGCGCCCAGGACGTGAAGACGGTGGTGGAGAAGCTCAAGGAGAGCGGCCGGGAAGAGTACCTCTAG
- a CDS encoding glycosyltransferase family 2 protein, with protein sequence MPSVPPETVLFVIPALNEEENLPGVIAGLRREIPGARVLVVDDGSADETARVSREAGADVIRLPFNLGIGSAVQTGFCRALELGFEWVVRLDADGQHRPEDVHRFLERLGDRPVDLLIGSRFCSAEGFRTSWFRRVGIRFFNGIIAFLSGFRITDATSGFTAFSRRAMARLSRFFPDDYPEPESIIMLYKWGMTVDEVPVTMKPRKGGTSSITYLRSLYYMVKVTLAVLLDMARYSPSRRRAARGTLPGRSP encoded by the coding sequence ATGCCGTCAGTCCCGCCTGAAACGGTGCTGTTCGTCATCCCCGCCCTCAACGAGGAGGAGAACCTCCCCGGCGTCATCGCGGGGCTGCGCCGGGAAATCCCCGGGGCCCGCGTCCTCGTGGTGGACGACGGCTCCGCCGACGAGACGGCCCGGGTGTCCCGGGAAGCGGGCGCGGACGTGATCCGGCTCCCCTTCAACCTGGGGATCGGGTCGGCGGTGCAGACGGGGTTCTGCCGGGCGCTGGAACTGGGGTTCGAGTGGGTCGTCCGGCTCGATGCCGACGGCCAGCACCGGCCGGAGGACGTCCACCGGTTCCTGGAGCGGCTCGGGGATCGGCCCGTCGACCTGCTCATCGGGTCGCGGTTCTGCTCCGCCGAGGGGTTCCGGACGTCCTGGTTCCGCCGCGTCGGTATCAGGTTCTTCAACGGTATCATCGCTTTCCTTTCCGGTTTCCGCATCACCGACGCCACCTCGGGTTTCACCGCCTTCAGCCGGCGCGCCATGGCCCGGCTGAGCCGCTTCTTTCCCGACGACTACCCGGAACCCGAGTCCATTATCATGCTGTACAAGTGGGGTATGACCGTGGACGAAGTCCCCGTGACGATGAAACCCCGGAAGGGAGGGACCTCGTCCATCACCTACCTCCGCTCCCTGTACTACATGGTCAAGGTCACGCTGGCGGTGCTCCTGGACATGGCCCGTTACAGCCCGTCCCGCCGCCGGGCCGCTAGAGGTACTCTTCCCGGCCGCTCTCCTTGA